The proteins below are encoded in one region of Fervidicoccaceae archaeon:
- a CDS encoding ribosome assembly factor SBDS, with product MSSREYVVARYEVGGKRFEVLVDPERAMEFRERGLPSAKEVLVGDFVYKDAKKGLKASPDELKKVFGTDDPVAVAEVILRRGELQLTAEQRRKMLEAKRKLVVTYISRNAIDPRTKTPIPPQRIEAAMEEAKVSVDLFKPVEEQALAIVKVLSRVMPIKLARALLRVRIPQAHASRAYPRVKNLGDVKRVEWSKDGALLLELEIPAGMQTEVLDKLNNLCRGEATVEIIGTTHLQ from the coding sequence TTGAGTTCTCGAGAGTACGTAGTGGCTCGATACGAGGTCGGGGGCAAGCGGTTCGAGGTGCTGGTGGACCCGGAACGAGCCATGGAATTTAGAGAGCGCGGGCTGCCCAGCGCAAAGGAAGTGTTGGTTGGGGACTTCGTTTACAAAGATGCTAAGAAGGGCCTAAAGGCCAGTCCAGATGAATTGAAGAAGGTCTTTGGCACCGATGACCCCGTAGCCGTGGCCGAGGTAATTCTTCGGCGGGGAGAACTCCAGCTCACCGCTGAGCAGAGGAGGAAGATGCTCGAGGCGAAGCGCAAGCTCGTGGTGACATACATTTCGCGCAATGCCATAGATCCTAGGACCAAGACCCCTATACCGCCTCAGCGCATTGAGGCAGCTATGGAAGAGGCGAAGGTCAGCGTGGACCTATTCAAGCCGGTCGAGGAACAGGCGCTGGCCATAGTAAAGGTGCTAAGTCGAGTGATGCCCATAAAGCTCGCCAGAGCACTCTTGAGAGTCAGAATACCTCAAGCCCACGCGAGCAGAGCCTACCCGCGCGTCAAGAACCTAGGAGATGTTAAGAGAGTAGAGTGGTCTAAAGACGGAGCTCTGCTGCTAGAGCTCGAGATACCGGCCGGCATGCAGACCGAAGTCTTGGACAAATTAAACAATTTATGTCGGGGAGAGGCCACGGTGGAGATAATCGGGACAACGCATTTACAGTAA
- a CDS encoding exosome complex protein Rrp4, translating to MEYLVQQRDVVAPGDPIARYVKKDFEVPSPYLYIENETLYAAVAGVVEIRGDKIWFTPLQLYYIPRPGDLVIGLVKDVGTSYWSVDINGPYEAQLPLSETLFRQAHVDSLRKYIDVGEYLLARVIAFDRNRVPLLTLKGKELGKIVEGKVVEVSMVTTIRLLSRRTLLNVLSEETQTKLVLGNNARAWVKGSDSKSEDIAVLTLKMLDARSMQPPKPQELASYIRAQKEGILA from the coding sequence ATGGAATACTTAGTTCAGCAGCGCGATGTCGTGGCTCCAGGCGATCCCATAGCTAGGTATGTAAAGAAGGACTTCGAGGTCCCCTCGCCATACCTCTATATAGAAAACGAAACGCTCTACGCGGCCGTAGCGGGCGTAGTAGAGATCAGAGGAGATAAGATATGGTTCACGCCACTTCAGCTCTATTATATCCCCAGGCCGGGCGACTTGGTGATAGGATTAGTCAAAGACGTGGGAACGTCGTACTGGAGCGTCGACATTAACGGACCCTACGAGGCCCAGCTCCCTCTGAGCGAGACGCTATTCAGGCAGGCTCACGTGGATAGCCTCAGAAAATACATAGACGTAGGGGAGTATTTGTTGGCTCGCGTGATCGCTTTCGATAGAAATAGGGTCCCGCTTCTCACGCTGAAGGGCAAAGAGCTGGGGAAGATAGTCGAAGGTAAGGTAGTCGAAGTGAGTATGGTGACGACCATAAGACTCCTGAGCAGGAGGACGCTTTTGAATGTGCTGAGTGAGGAGACCCAGACGAAGCTCGTTTTAGGTAACAATGCGAGAGCGTGGGTGAAGGGATCGGACTCCAAGAGTGAGGATATAGCTGTGCTGACGTTGAAAATGCTGGACGCGCGCTCTATGCAGCCGCCAAAGCCCCAAGAGCTCGCGAGCTACATCAGAGCCCAGAAGGAGGGGATTCTCGCTTGA
- the rrp41 gene encoding exosome complex exonuclease Rrp41, whose amino-acid sequence MSKAEVTLFDEKTGLRHDGRRPDEMRPVRMALGVIPKAQGSALVEYGKTRVVAAVYGPREALPRHLMMPDRALIRLRYHMAPFSTLERRSPAPTRREIELSKVMREALEAAVLTEFYPRTVIDVFVEVLQADGGTRTAGVTAASLALADAGIPMRDLVAGVAIGKIAGKLVVDVDEIEDSAGEADMPVAMMPGLGKIVLFQLNGVLTRSELSEALNLAIKAIKEIYIIQKQVLREKVSKLAEVGGG is encoded by the coding sequence TTGAGCAAAGCCGAGGTGACGCTCTTCGACGAAAAGACGGGTCTCAGGCATGATGGTAGGAGACCCGATGAGATGAGACCGGTCAGAATGGCTCTGGGAGTCATACCTAAGGCTCAAGGCTCGGCTCTCGTAGAATATGGCAAGACCAGAGTGGTGGCGGCAGTTTATGGGCCTAGAGAAGCTCTCCCGAGACACCTCATGATGCCCGACAGAGCTCTCATACGTCTCAGATACCACATGGCTCCTTTCAGCACGTTAGAGAGAAGGAGCCCCGCACCTACTAGACGGGAAATCGAGCTCTCCAAGGTCATGCGCGAGGCCCTTGAAGCAGCGGTACTAACTGAGTTCTATCCGAGGACAGTGATAGACGTATTCGTTGAAGTCCTCCAAGCCGACGGAGGCACGAGAACCGCTGGCGTGACCGCGGCCTCGCTGGCTCTCGCTGATGCGGGCATACCGATGCGTGATCTCGTAGCCGGAGTGGCCATCGGAAAGATCGCGGGGAAACTGGTCGTGGACGTGGACGAGATCGAGGACAGCGCGGGAGAGGCCGACATGCCCGTGGCTATGATGCCGGGATTGGGGAAGATAGTACTGTTTCAGCTCAACGGGGTGCTCACGCGGAGCGAGTTAAGCGAGGCTCTGAATCTAGCTATCAAGGCCATCAAGGAGATCTATATCATCCAGAAGCAGGTTCTTAGAGAGAAGGTATCGAAGCTCGCCGAAGTGGGAGGCGGGTGA
- the rrp42 gene encoding exosome complex protein Rrp42, which translates to MSITPTQLPLVPKMKKDLMLSLLAEGRRIDNRKLDEPRKIEIVTNYAERANGSALVKLGETLVLAGIKLELGAPFPDTPDEGVLIVNAEFVPIASPFFEPGPPDENAAELARVIDRSLRAGKTLDLKALALIPGSRVLVVWCDLYIMSHAGNLIDAASLAAMSALATTRLPKLEMSGNSVKLIRGSRDKCLEIKNWVVTSTVAKIGDYFVADPNDEEEAVADVRFTIAFNKSGEVVGAQKAGFGALTLREIDEALDLAWKTAVKYFAQLESSLDTQKCTSGDAVAG; encoded by the coding sequence ATGTCCATAACTCCGACACAGCTCCCGCTCGTTCCCAAAATGAAGAAGGACTTAATGCTCTCTCTGCTCGCGGAGGGCCGCAGGATAGATAATAGGAAACTCGATGAGCCGAGGAAAATAGAGATAGTTACTAACTACGCGGAGCGCGCTAATGGGTCAGCTCTAGTAAAGCTGGGCGAGACTCTAGTCCTCGCTGGGATAAAACTCGAGTTAGGCGCGCCGTTCCCCGATACGCCCGATGAGGGAGTTCTAATAGTCAACGCGGAGTTCGTCCCCATAGCCTCTCCGTTTTTCGAACCAGGCCCTCCAGACGAGAACGCGGCCGAGCTCGCTCGTGTCATCGATAGGTCGCTCCGGGCGGGAAAGACGCTAGACCTAAAGGCCCTCGCTCTCATCCCCGGGAGCAGGGTTCTAGTGGTCTGGTGCGACCTCTATATCATGAGTCACGCGGGAAATCTTATAGATGCCGCATCCTTGGCGGCCATGTCAGCCTTAGCGACGACGAGGTTGCCTAAGCTCGAGATGTCGGGCAACTCCGTTAAGTTGATCCGCGGGTCTCGAGATAAATGTCTCGAGATAAAGAACTGGGTCGTCACTTCGACAGTAGCTAAGATAGGGGACTACTTCGTCGCAGATCCCAACGATGAGGAGGAGGCCGTAGCCGATGTAAGATTCACGATAGCTTTCAATAAAAGCGGCGAGGTGGTCGGCGCACAGAAAGCGGGTTTCGGCGCGCTCACGCTGAGAGAGATCGATGAAGCCCTAGATCTAGCTTGGAAGACCGCTGTGAAGTACTTCGCACAACTGGAGTCTTCGCTCGATACGCAGAAGTGCACCTCCGGGGACGCGGTGGCTGGTTAG
- a CDS encoding 50S ribosomal protein L37ae, giving the protein MGKTKSVGIAGRFGARYGSTLRKRWKEVMERRYAPHACPACGVVGKTTREAIGIWRCEKCGAKWAGGAYVPKTGLSKQF; this is encoded by the coding sequence ATGGGCAAGACTAAGAGCGTAGGAATTGCTGGTAGATTCGGGGCTAGGTACGGTTCTACTCTGCGGAAGAGATGGAAGGAAGTAATGGAAAGGAGGTACGCTCCGCACGCGTGCCCGGCATGTGGGGTCGTCGGGAAGACGACCAGAGAAGCAATTGGAATATGGCGATGCGAGAAGTGTGGTGCTAAGTGGGCAGGAGGGGCTTATGTCCCGAAAACCGGCTTGTCGAAGCAGTTCTAA
- a CDS encoding DHH family phosphoesterase, whose product MSSGSLLESLRESWRLLERLLLERAPRKILLVTHINADIDAAAACTVLKQYLLSVLDGNVTVDLASQGGPSVAAREACARWGSSERWLERYEEGEYDCVIVVDAASEQHLGDFSRALSGSARALKLLIDHHQRNELLRAVDASLHEPRCASSSEIVALVLPERARSKEASCLLMAGIIADTGRYSRASPLTFLASYELYESCGQPISELAVARSELSERVAKLKALQRAVVRREGDLIVVATHVGSYEGQTASSIIGLGADVALVCSSKEESTIVIYRFSERVTEEATRNILKELEILLGSKWFGHLRAGVFKLAKSYSKRELPLLSRKLADSVIKALEKDSNIEERREKL is encoded by the coding sequence ATGAGCTCGGGAAGCTTGCTCGAGAGCCTGAGAGAGTCGTGGAGGCTACTAGAGAGGCTTCTACTGGAGAGAGCTCCTAGAAAAATACTCCTTGTAACACACATTAATGCCGACATAGACGCCGCCGCAGCCTGCACTGTGCTCAAGCAATATCTCCTTTCGGTACTCGACGGCAATGTGACGGTGGATCTCGCATCGCAGGGAGGGCCCTCGGTGGCTGCTCGCGAGGCGTGCGCGAGGTGGGGCTCTTCGGAGAGGTGGCTCGAGCGTTACGAGGAGGGCGAATACGACTGCGTCATTGTAGTTGATGCGGCCTCTGAGCAGCATCTGGGCGACTTCTCTCGCGCGCTCTCCGGGAGCGCGCGCGCTCTCAAGCTCCTCATAGACCACCACCAGCGAAACGAGCTCCTCCGTGCAGTCGATGCATCGCTGCACGAGCCGAGATGCGCCTCCTCGTCCGAAATCGTTGCCCTAGTGCTTCCAGAAAGGGCTCGCAGCAAGGAGGCCTCGTGTCTTCTCATGGCCGGGATAATAGCCGACACAGGGCGCTATTCTCGGGCTTCGCCCTTGACTTTCCTAGCGTCCTACGAGCTCTACGAATCTTGCGGTCAGCCGATCTCGGAGCTCGCCGTTGCCCGATCGGAGCTGTCGGAGCGCGTAGCCAAATTGAAGGCGCTGCAACGGGCTGTCGTTAGGAGAGAGGGGGATTTAATAGTCGTGGCCACGCACGTGGGGAGTTACGAGGGGCAAACCGCCTCCTCGATCATAGGTCTCGGAGCCGACGTTGCATTGGTCTGCTCGTCGAAGGAGGAGAGCACGATCGTGATCTATAGGTTCTCCGAGAGAGTCACGGAGGAAGCAACGCGCAACATATTGAAGGAACTCGAGATTCTCCTGGGAAGCAAGTGGTTTGGTCACCTGCGTGCCGGGGTCTTCAAACTAGCTAAATCTTACTCGAAGAGGGAGCTGCCCCTATTGAGCAGAAAATTGGCTGACTCCGTAATTAAAGCTCTCGAGAAAGACTCTAACATAGAAGAAAGAAGAGAGAAATTGTAG
- a CDS encoding KEOPS complex subunit Pcc1 gives MELELSDEREAETLLKALKPESLSAPSDKRGTVEVHREGARLLVEIYAKDVGSLRALLNSVIYMVYAALESLERSRRGGARGREREENN, from the coding sequence TTGGAGCTCGAACTCTCCGACGAGCGAGAGGCGGAGACTCTACTTAAAGCATTGAAGCCCGAGTCGCTTAGCGCCCCCTCTGATAAGAGGGGGACCGTTGAAGTGCACCGCGAGGGAGCAAGGCTGCTCGTCGAGATCTATGCGAAGGACGTCGGCTCGCTGAGAGCGCTCCTTAACTCCGTGATATATATGGTCTACGCCGCCCTCGAGTCGCTCGAGAGAAGTCGTCGCGGTGGAGCTCGCGGCCGAGAGAGGGAGGAGAATAATTAA
- a CDS encoding elongation factor EF-2, translating into MPKYKMVSEIAKMMGNLEQVRNIGIIAHVDHGKTTTTDSLLAAAGIISFKVAGEALATDYLEVEQKRGITVKAANISLYHEYKGRPYIINLIDTPGHVDFTGKVTRSLRVLDGSIVVVDAVEGVMTQTETVLRQSLEERVRPLLFINKVDRLIKELKYSSTQIQHRFVEIIKEVNSIISNNADPEFRDKWLLDPAKGMVAFGSARDKWGLTVPTAASKGLKISDVVDAYSRGGENSVEELAQTAPLYEALLDMVVKFVPNPREAQKYRLPKIWKGDMNSELGKAMLEADPNGPPVMLVNDIRVDRHAGIVATGRLFSGTIEAGTEVWLVNARTAQRVLQTSIYMGPVREIVERVSAGNILAVLGVDRAKAGETLVDVRYKEIASPFERLKYVSEPVVTIAVEPLSAKDLPKVVDALHKLTIEDPNLILRINEETGEYLLSGMGPLHLEIALTFLKENYDVEVKTSPPIIVYRESIRAASQVFEGKSPNKHNKFYLSVEPLNEETIALLQEGMVTEDQDARERAKILREKAGWETDEARRIWAIDENLNIFVDRTVGVQYLREVHDTIVQAFRLAMRNGPLAMEPIRGVKVILHDAIIHEDPAHRGPAQIYPAVRNAIFAGFLSAKPTLLEPLQKLDIRMPLQYMSAVTAVLTKKRGKIYDVTQVGDLTRIICELPVSETFDLATEIRSATSGRAFWGMEFSRWAPVPESLLPELIRKIRERKGLSLEPPKVQDFLSP; encoded by the coding sequence ATGCCCAAGTATAAGATGGTATCCGAGATAGCGAAGATGATGGGAAATCTGGAGCAGGTAAGGAACATAGGAATAATTGCTCACGTAGACCACGGAAAGACCACCACAACAGATTCTTTGTTAGCGGCGGCTGGCATAATCTCGTTCAAGGTAGCTGGCGAGGCTCTAGCCACGGACTATCTGGAGGTGGAACAGAAGAGAGGGATCACCGTCAAGGCCGCTAACATAAGCCTCTATCACGAGTACAAGGGCAGACCCTACATAATCAACCTCATCGACACGCCTGGTCACGTGGACTTTACCGGTAAAGTCACGAGGAGCCTCAGGGTACTCGACGGTTCGATAGTAGTGGTAGACGCAGTTGAGGGCGTTATGACGCAGACCGAGACGGTCCTAAGGCAATCACTCGAAGAGAGGGTACGCCCCTTACTATTTATTAACAAAGTAGACAGACTAATAAAAGAGCTAAAATATTCTTCTACTCAAATACAACATAGATTCGTTGAAATAATAAAAGAAGTCAATTCAATAATAAGCAATAATGCAGATCCGGAATTTCGCGATAAGTGGTTACTCGATCCGGCCAAGGGTATGGTAGCCTTTGGGTCGGCGAGAGACAAGTGGGGCCTCACTGTGCCCACCGCAGCTAGCAAGGGCCTCAAGATAAGTGATGTGGTAGATGCTTACTCGCGCGGCGGAGAGAACTCTGTGGAGGAGTTGGCCCAAACCGCTCCACTTTACGAAGCTTTGCTCGACATGGTGGTCAAGTTTGTGCCAAACCCGAGAGAGGCGCAGAAGTACAGGCTGCCCAAGATTTGGAAAGGCGACATGAACTCCGAGCTCGGCAAGGCAATGCTCGAAGCAGATCCCAACGGGCCCCCTGTCATGCTGGTCAACGACATACGTGTCGATAGACACGCTGGCATAGTGGCTACGGGCAGACTTTTTAGTGGGACCATCGAGGCTGGCACCGAGGTGTGGTTGGTCAACGCGCGCACCGCTCAGAGAGTGCTTCAGACGAGCATCTACATGGGTCCCGTCAGAGAGATTGTTGAGAGAGTCTCAGCTGGCAACATACTGGCGGTTCTAGGAGTCGATAGAGCTAAGGCGGGCGAGACTCTAGTGGACGTAAGGTACAAAGAGATAGCCTCGCCCTTCGAAAGGCTCAAGTACGTCAGCGAGCCCGTCGTCACGATAGCAGTGGAGCCTCTCTCCGCAAAAGACCTACCTAAAGTGGTCGACGCATTGCATAAGTTAACCATAGAGGACCCAAACCTGATTTTGAGGATCAACGAAGAGACGGGCGAATATCTGCTCTCAGGTATGGGACCGCTTCATCTCGAAATAGCCCTCACATTTCTCAAGGAGAATTACGATGTAGAAGTAAAGACCTCGCCCCCCATCATCGTGTATCGTGAAAGCATCAGAGCGGCAAGCCAAGTCTTCGAGGGTAAGAGTCCCAACAAGCATAACAAGTTCTATCTCAGCGTGGAGCCTCTGAACGAAGAGACCATAGCTCTTCTTCAAGAGGGAATGGTTACGGAAGACCAGGACGCTAGAGAGAGGGCCAAGATCTTGCGCGAGAAGGCGGGCTGGGAGACCGACGAGGCTAGAAGGATCTGGGCCATCGACGAGAACCTCAACATATTCGTTGATAGGACCGTCGGCGTGCAGTATCTACGCGAGGTCCACGACACCATAGTACAGGCTTTCAGGCTGGCGATGCGCAACGGCCCGCTGGCCATGGAGCCCATCCGAGGAGTCAAGGTGATCTTACATGACGCCATAATACATGAGGACCCAGCTCACAGAGGCCCCGCCCAGATATATCCGGCCGTGAGAAATGCGATCTTCGCCGGATTCCTCTCTGCCAAGCCGACCCTCTTAGAGCCACTCCAAAAGCTCGATATCAGAATGCCTCTACAATATATGAGCGCCGTGACGGCAGTCCTAACGAAGAAGCGGGGGAAGATTTACGACGTCACTCAGGTCGGAGATCTGACAAGGATAATCTGCGAGCTACCCGTCTCGGAGACCTTCGACTTAGCCACAGAGATACGGAGCGCGACGTCTGGTAGAGCCTTCTGGGGTATGGAATTCAGTCGATGGGCCCCAGTCCCGGAGTCGCTTCTGCCGGAGCTCATTAGGAAGATACGAGAGAGGAAGGGATTATCGCTAGAGCCCCCGAAGGTCCAGGACTTCCTATCACCTTGA
- a CDS encoding M42 family metallopeptidase produces the protein MSGTSLGELFADLKRLSEIGGPSGYEDEVREAIVELLKDHADELYVDALGNVVAIKRGTGKRRLMLAAHMDEIGLMVRHIDDNGFIFFSPIGGWNERILPGTRVKVRTLDGRWIPGVVGSKPPHLMKEEERKQVVEIEKLYIDVGARSRSDAESLGIAKGSIVVVDAPVERLAGTRVTGKAFDDRAGLVVLARVFREIEPREVDVVAVATVQEEVGLKGARTSAFWVEPHVALAVDVTAANDLPGVEPQDAVAKLGQGPAIKIMDGRAGSGLISNPKLVELLRKTAKERGIPHQPEVLPGGTTDATAIQLNREGVPATTVSIPTRYIHSPVEVLDLEDLVNAIELVKAFYENLTIDLIDRIRGYRIK, from the coding sequence TTGAGTGGGACCTCGCTCGGGGAGCTCTTCGCGGATCTGAAGAGGCTATCCGAGATAGGAGGACCCAGCGGTTATGAGGATGAAGTAAGAGAAGCCATCGTAGAGCTTCTGAAGGATCACGCCGATGAGTTATACGTTGACGCGCTCGGAAACGTAGTAGCCATCAAAAGAGGAACCGGGAAGAGACGCCTCATGTTGGCAGCCCACATGGACGAGATCGGCTTAATGGTCAGACACATAGACGATAACGGCTTCATCTTCTTCTCTCCTATAGGAGGATGGAATGAGAGGATCCTGCCCGGCACTAGAGTTAAAGTGCGGACTCTCGATGGGAGGTGGATACCGGGTGTAGTAGGCTCCAAGCCCCCGCACCTCATGAAGGAGGAGGAGAGGAAGCAGGTCGTAGAAATTGAGAAGCTCTACATAGACGTCGGCGCGAGAAGCCGCAGTGACGCCGAGAGCCTGGGAATCGCGAAAGGCTCGATCGTTGTTGTGGACGCACCTGTCGAGAGACTCGCCGGCACGAGGGTCACAGGAAAGGCTTTCGACGATAGAGCTGGACTCGTCGTGCTCGCTCGCGTCTTCCGCGAGATCGAGCCGAGAGAGGTCGATGTAGTTGCGGTGGCCACGGTTCAGGAGGAGGTTGGCTTGAAAGGCGCCAGAACAAGCGCCTTTTGGGTGGAGCCTCACGTAGCGCTCGCTGTCGATGTCACGGCAGCTAACGACCTGCCAGGCGTGGAGCCTCAGGACGCAGTAGCGAAGCTCGGCCAAGGTCCAGCGATCAAGATAATGGATGGGCGAGCTGGCAGCGGCCTGATATCAAACCCTAAGCTGGTGGAGCTGCTAAGGAAGACGGCCAAGGAGCGCGGCATACCCCACCAGCCCGAGGTCCTCCCGGGAGGAACAACCGATGCTACTGCTATACAGCTCAATAGGGAAGGGGTGCCGGCCACCACCGTGAGCATACCAACTAGATACATTCACAGCCCTGTTGAGGTTCTAGATCTCGAGGATCTAGTCAATGCCATAGAACTTGTTAAAGCATTTTATGAAAATCTAACTATAGATTTGATAGATAGGATAAGAGGTTATAGAATTAAATAA
- a CDS encoding adenylate kinase yields the protein MPPRNPFKTVVVTGVPGVGKTTVLSELKRLAQESGVDLVVANFGDYMLKVAVARGLVESRDEMRRLPHRVQLDLQELAAREIVSDAAKRLGQGGVLVVDTHSVVKTSSGYWPGLPEHVVSALNPDSIVLIEADPEEILARRESDASRRRSDVGSSPEALRELMHMARVAAMSSAVLTASSVFIVVNPQGRPEEAAAKILELVASL from the coding sequence TTGCCTCCTAGGAACCCCTTCAAGACGGTAGTGGTCACGGGCGTGCCGGGGGTGGGTAAGACCACCGTCCTGAGCGAGCTCAAGAGGCTCGCTCAAGAGAGCGGCGTAGACCTTGTTGTGGCTAACTTCGGCGATTACATGTTGAAAGTAGCCGTCGCGAGAGGCCTAGTCGAGAGTCGGGACGAAATGAGGCGACTTCCTCATAGAGTCCAACTCGATCTTCAGGAGCTTGCCGCGCGGGAAATAGTGAGCGACGCGGCAAAGAGGCTCGGTCAGGGAGGCGTATTAGTGGTTGACACGCATAGCGTCGTCAAGACCTCCTCGGGCTATTGGCCGGGTCTGCCCGAGCACGTTGTGAGTGCGCTGAACCCCGATAGCATTGTGTTGATAGAAGCCGACCCAGAGGAGATACTTGCGAGGCGGGAGAGCGATGCTTCTCGCCGTCGCTCAGATGTAGGGAGCTCTCCCGAGGCATTGAGAGAGCTTATGCACATGGCCAGAGTTGCCGCCATGTCCAGCGCCGTCCTGACTGCCTCGAGCGTCTTCATAGTAGTGAACCCCCAAGGTAGGCCCGAGGAGGCGGCCGCTAAGATTCTCGAGCTCGTGGCTTCTCTGTGA
- the secY gene encoding preprotein translocase subunit SecY, with translation MVLIEFFSKLSSFLPSVRRPAKRPTLTRRLALTGLILILYLIMSDIPLYGVERTGQAQIYLFNIIFASNAGTLMELGVGPIVTAGLILQILVGAKIVKLDLSVPDERRKFTAAQKSLALFFGFFEALIYVLASRYWPYVGNPITGSEASWAVRAAVLLQLTAATYLVVLFDEMLQKGWGIGSAISLFILAGVAKTMFWDLLGYTPYYGQHVGFIPFLIQSISSGNFNAVVLRRGLPDLVGFAATLVAIIVLVYLQGIRVEIPITSQRFRGIRSKIPLSFIYVTNIPVLLVGIVVADFQLFRNALASVAGSGNLGYKVLDWLVHYMSPPRGLANAIEDPLRVAIFVLSWLILGILFGYMWVEIAGLNPRAQADNIIKGGLDIPGIRRNPKALERLLAKYIYPLTLISSAIVVLIAVVSDIFGAYGSGTGILLSIGIIYQYYAIISRERALEAYPLLRRVLGEE, from the coding sequence ATGGTTCTCATAGAGTTCTTCTCGAAGCTTTCCAGTTTTCTGCCCAGCGTCAGGAGGCCTGCCAAGAGGCCCACGTTAACCAGGAGGCTCGCCCTGACGGGCCTCATCCTCATATTATACTTAATCATGAGCGATATTCCTCTCTACGGAGTCGAGAGAACCGGGCAGGCGCAGATCTACTTGTTCAATATAATCTTTGCGTCGAACGCGGGAACCTTGATGGAGTTAGGGGTAGGGCCTATAGTCACGGCCGGTCTGATTTTGCAGATACTCGTTGGGGCCAAGATCGTTAAGCTCGACCTCTCCGTGCCAGATGAGAGGAGGAAGTTCACGGCTGCCCAAAAGAGTCTGGCGCTATTCTTCGGGTTCTTCGAAGCCCTGATCTACGTGCTGGCCAGCAGGTACTGGCCCTACGTGGGAAACCCTATCACGGGCTCGGAAGCATCCTGGGCCGTTAGAGCTGCCGTGCTTCTCCAATTGACCGCTGCCACATACCTAGTGGTGCTCTTCGACGAGATGCTGCAGAAGGGCTGGGGCATCGGAAGCGCCATCAGCCTCTTCATATTGGCTGGCGTCGCCAAAACAATGTTCTGGGATCTCCTGGGCTACACTCCCTATTACGGTCAACACGTCGGCTTCATCCCCTTCCTGATACAATCGATATCGAGCGGCAACTTCAATGCTGTAGTATTGAGAAGAGGGCTCCCCGACTTAGTAGGCTTCGCTGCTACTCTCGTTGCGATAATAGTGCTAGTTTACCTGCAAGGAATAAGAGTAGAGATACCGATAACTAGCCAGAGGTTCCGAGGAATCAGAAGCAAAATACCTCTGAGCTTCATATATGTAACTAACATTCCTGTTCTCCTCGTGGGGATCGTGGTCGCAGACTTCCAACTCTTCAGGAACGCTCTAGCCTCCGTAGCCGGGAGCGGAAACCTCGGTTATAAGGTCCTAGATTGGCTTGTCCACTACATGAGCCCCCCGAGGGGGCTGGCCAACGCCATCGAGGATCCTCTGAGAGTAGCTATTTTCGTTCTCTCGTGGTTGATTCTCGGTATTCTCTTCGGCTACATGTGGGTTGAGATAGCTGGGCTGAACCCGAGAGCGCAGGCCGATAATATCATCAAGGGAGGCCTCGATATCCCGGGCATCAGGAGGAACCCGAAGGCCTTGGAGAGGCTTCTCGCGAAGTACATCTACCCGCTCACATTGATTAGCAGCGCCATAGTGGTGTTAATCGCCGTGGTCTCGGACATATTCGGAGCCTATGGAAGCGGCACTGGGATCCTATTAAGCATCGGGATAATCTATCAGTACTACGCGATAATATCGAGAGAAAGAGCTCTAGAGGCCTACCCGCTCCTCAGGAGAGTCCTAGGTGAGGAATGA
- a CDS encoding uL15 family ribosomal protein, protein MVARRRKKSRKLRGRTRTMGWGRIGQHRKSGSRGGRGAVGFHKHKWSWTVKYAPDWYGKHGFTRPQPLSSEPKTINVGELVEKLEELRNLGSVREEDGLLVLDLAKAGYTKLLGSGDVSVRVKVLVPNATKRAVEKIRSSGGEVILTRERSG, encoded by the coding sequence ATGGTAGCCCGAAGGAGGAAGAAGAGTAGGAAGCTCAGAGGCAGAACTAGGACCATGGGATGGGGGAGGATAGGACAGCACAGAAAAAGCGGTTCGCGAGGAGGGCGCGGAGCTGTCGGTTTTCATAAGCATAAGTGGAGCTGGACGGTCAAGTACGCTCCCGATTGGTACGGCAAGCACGGCTTCACGAGGCCTCAGCCGCTGTCGAGTGAGCCGAAAACGATCAACGTCGGAGAGCTCGTCGAAAAGCTCGAGGAGCTGAGAAACCTCGGTTCAGTGCGCGAGGAAGACGGGCTTCTTGTTTTAGATCTAGCGAAAGCGGGCTACACGAAGCTGTTGGGAAGCGGCGACGTGAGCGTCAGAGTCAAGGTGCTGGTGCCGAACGCCACCAAGAGAGCTGTGGAGAAGATTCGTAGCTCGGGCGGAGAAGTCATTTTAACACGCGAGAGGAGCGGATAG